TTGCATAGATCGGAATCGTGATCCGTTCGTCCAAAATTTCCGCGTCGATCGTTGCAAAGTTCGCAGACAAGGCATTGGCAGCCTCGTTGTTTTGTGCCTCCCTGGACCAGCGCGGAAAGCAACTTGAGCGCCGGGGCCGAGGGCCGCGGCAACAAACGGCAATTTTCGACCCAAGTAGAAAATGGCCGATGCTATTTTTCACCGAGGTGGAAAATTGCCGATGCGGAGGGAATCGTCCGGGCTAACGGACATGTCACTACTTAAAATGAGAATAAGTCCATCTTAAGAGGACTGATTCGGTAATTTTCCAGACTTACAGGTATTTCCTGACGAGCGCCGCGTAGCGCGCATCGTCGCGCCCCGCCGACTGCAGTCGGCCGCGCCAACGCGAAGCGAAAGATCCAGCGTGATCCGCGAGCCGCAGTTCGTAGAGCTTCTGAAGGTTGAGCCAGAATTCTCCCGAGGTGCCAAAGTAGCGCCCCAGGCGCAATGCCGTATCGCCGGTGATCGAGCGGCGGCCGTTGAGTATTTCGGTAATGTGGTTCACCGGCACCTCAATGCGCCGCGCGAGCTCTGCCGCGCTCATGTCGAGCGCATCAAGATCCTCGCGCAGGGTCTCGCCCGGATGGATAGGGTCGCGCATGACTTGCCTCAGTATGCAATTCGAATCTGAAAAATCATACTCCTATAGGGGACCTGCCGGACATGGTTATCCCGCGCTACGCATTTGTCATTGAAATATGAATCTCTCCTGTTCAATTTTCAATGCGTTTTATGTCTCTGTTGCCCTGGTTCTGTGCGTCGCGCCGCTACGCCCTCCCCACGATCTTACGGGGGCATCAGTCGAGCGATTGGTGTTCCCAGGTCCAGGGCGCGTTCGACGTTTCCGCGCGCTTCGGGCGGGCGCGGCGACGTTCGACACCGCGGCGTTCAACGCGCTCGATCGGCCGGATCGCGTGTGAAGGCAGAGCCGCCAGCAAGGCGTCGCCAAGCCCTAGCGCGAGTGCCACCCGCAGGAAACTGTCAAGGCTGGTAGGCTGCCCGGCTTCCAGCCGGCGAAGCGTTCGCAGTCCAATACCGGCTTCGCGCGCCAGAGTCTTTTGGGTCACATTTCTCGCAAGGCGCAGCTGCGCCAGGCGCCGGCCCAGTTCAGCGCCTACACTCGGTGCAGTTGTATTGTATTTAGTAGCCATATATGGCCTATTAATAAGAATATATGAACTTTAGAGGCCAGATACTGCCTATTGGTTAAAAATTAGTCAAGATCGCTGCTTACTGGCCCGCGATCTCATCCAAGTACACACCGGCGCAGCATTTTGCAAGTAGAAATTGTGATCCGTTTGTCCACTATTTCTACTTCGGTCGGGCCAAGTATCACTTCTGCTATTACAAAAATTCCGGCGGATCGCGTGCGCAAACGAAGCGGGGAGCCGCTTCAGGC
Above is a genomic segment from Bacteroidetes bacterium SB0662_bin_6 containing:
- a CDS encoding HigA family addiction module antidote protein; translated protein: MRDPIHPGETLREDLDALDMSAAELARRIEVPVNHITEILNGRRSITGDTALRLGRYFGTSGEFWLNLQKLYELRLADHAGSFASRWRGRLQSAGRDDARYAALVRKYL
- a CDS encoding helix-turn-helix domain-containing protein, translated to MATKYNTTAPSVGAELGRRLAQLRLARNVTQKTLAREAGIGLRTLRRLEAGQPTSLDSFLRVALALGLGDALLAALPSHAIRPIERVERRGVERRRARPKRAETSNAPWTWEHQSLD